The nucleotide sequence TGCTTTCTGTGTCCTATCTTAAGAAATCTTTGGCTACTTTCACTACTTTCACatcttaaagatatttttttatgttttactttaaatgttttatggttttagcttttatattttgaTCTGTGATCCAActtgaattaatatttgtgtaTTGTATGTGATTAGTTCAGTTTTTTCCCCATACCTGTATCCAGACATTCCAGTGtaatttgttgaaaagacaaaTAGGTCTGCTTGGGCATCTTTGTCTAAAAAGCAGATAACCATATAACTGTAGGTATGATATATTTCTGGGCTTCTTATCATATTCCATTGATATGTTTGTCAGTGCTATGCCagaacacactgtatttttttttttagttttatgataTCTCTTAAATGTCAAGTAGTGTCATCTTCCAACTCTTTCTTTTCAAtattctagggtttttttttttcattttaataaatttagaaacaacttataatttttatgaaacaaaGCCTGTTAGGATTTTGATTGGTGTTGTGATGAATCTATAAATCAATTTGGGGAGAACTGACATTTTAACAGTATTCTTCCAGTTCATGAATATGGTATACCTTTCCCTTTCTTTAGGTCTTTACTCTGAGCAGTGTTTTGTAGCATTTATTCTAGAGGTCTTGCACATCTTTTGTTAAACTTTATATCTGAATATTTTATGGTTGGTACtctcttaaaatttctatttcattgtttgctaatagtattaaaaatttcctttttttttctctcccataaCTTGGTATTCTTGCTAAGTACccttattagttctagtagttaCTATACACATTTTAGGATTGTCTGTGTAAATAATCAAGTTATCTGTTAATAGgtagttttccttttccttttctttctttttcttgccttattaaaATCTCTAGTACTTCCAGTACAATGAGTACAGTGTTGAATAAAACTGGTGAGAATGTGTTAGAGATAATCGGAAGAACAGTAAATTTCAGTtagaagaagaattaaaatagaaatatttaattttttcctgttgtatttctctgtcaaAAAGTATAATTGACCCTATATACTCTGTTCTAGTATATATCTAGTCTTTTAAAAACCAGACTTAACCTGCATATTTAAGCAAACATTTTGAATATTTGGAGAACCTGTGAAggtcattttgtaatatatagtTTATTGAGTAACTCTCCTGTGCTTGAGCATTTAGATAGTTTGCAATATTTGCAGTgacaaataatgctgcagtgggtAACCTTGTGCAGATGTTTCCTTGAAATGCTGGAGGTGTATCTTTAGGGTAAATCCCTAGAAGTTTGTATACTAGGTTGAAAGGTAAATAAATATGTAGTTTATTTATAGTCAGTTTCCCCATAGCCTCACTAATGGAGTGTTTTGTATTTGGATGTTTTGCCAACTTGATGGATGGGAAAAGGTATCtcaatgtagttttaatttggatttcttttgTTATGAACTAAGGTAAACTCCTTTTCATATTCATAAGTataatttagtatttatttttgaatgttgTCTGCTCATAATCTTTTCTCGCATTTCCTATaggatttttttgggtttttcttttcttcagttatttaaagatttttgtatattaggGATATTAGTTCTTTtatcatttgtcttttttgtcATTTGTCTTCTGGCTTTTGTCATGCAAAagtttattttgatgtagtctaatttgttgatcttttcctttttaaaaaaaattaatcgaAACTGTTATCTTCgagtattgggacaacactctaaccaactgagtgctGTCACTCTTTTCTTTTAGTGCTTTAACTTTTGAGTTATAGAAAGCCTTTCCCTTCAGATTATAGAATCTGAATGGTGAATAAGAattcacccattttttttctagtatgtTTATAGTTTCATGTTTTACATTTAGCTCCTGGATCTATTAGATTTCATTATTATGTATGATTGGAGAAATAAACctaatctctttcttttccaataACTATCTTGTTGCTCCTCCCCCAGTTTTTATTCAGTAGACCGTTTTTGCTCCAATTATTTGAGATACCACCTTTATTATATACTAAACTGCTACATGTAGTTGGGTTTATTTTGGAGCTTTCTATTctattatgttttctttatctacacatatatcatatactattttatatataggAGCTTAGTAGAATGTATTAATGTCTATTAGCCCCTTCTTATAGTTCTTTATTATATCTCTAGCTAGTCTTACATATGTATTTTGCCTTGTGAACATTAGTGTTCACTTGTCTAGTTCCATAAAAAATCTCATTGGCGTTTTTATTGCAATCACATTAAAGTGATAAGTTAATTTAGAGTAGAACATAACATCTTAATGTTGAGACATTTTAACCAAGAACAAGGGATGTCTTTAATTTATTCAAGTCTAATTTTGTGcctttcagaatattttatagtatttttatattagttttgaatgtcttcaaaattctttttctaagcattttatcattttgttgttattataaatgtcttttatttcttatatctttCAACTAGTTATTATTCATGCAATGATtagtattttgcattttatattctattatcttgctgaattattttattgagttctGTTATTGATTCTCTAGAATTTACAGGTATACtatttgtcatctgtaaatatagttttgtcttttattttcttttgtcataaCGGGAATGGCTCTTGGGGGTTCTCTATTAAGTAATGTGCTGACATTAAGATTAAGGTGTGAAATGGATCAattcattcctattttatttttttcaagaatttttattaagatgggtgttggattttaccAAAGCTTTTCAGCATCTATGGATATAATCATATGACTTTTCTCCGCAGATTCATTAATGAAGCATTATATTAACCAGTTTTTTGAAGTTTAACTGTTCTTGCTTTCTTGGTGTAAATCATATTTcatcatgaaatattttcttactgTAGTGTATCTATGAAATGgtatattttctccatttgtcATTTGTGTTTGACTTTTTTGTGGTATCTTTTGTCatacaaaagtttattttcatGTAGTCTAGTttgtcacttttctttttaaaaaaaattaattgatttttagagagggagaggaaaaagggagaaacatcagtttgttagCTAATATATCACTTAGAAATTTTGCGTCAATATTCATAAATGACTTCTatccaaaatttttctttttgcatgtatACCATCTTTATTAAGTttaggcagtggtccccaacccccgggccgcagaccagtaccggtccgtgggccatttggtaccggtctgcagagaaagaataaataacttacattatttccgttttatttatatttaaatctgaacgatgttttatttttaaaaaattacctgagTCCCTCTGTTAAATCCATCTAAGACtcgctcttgacgcttgtctcggaagtttgacaattatatttaaaaataccacagtttttacgccggtcacgtaattttattttgtgcatttatctgtcccaccctaaaggccggtctgtgaaaatattttctgacattaaaccggtccgtggccccaaaaaggttggggaccactgagtttaGGTATTGTTGTTTCTCCTATAATGCAACCAGCTACAGTTCCAAAtattatctggcctgttctgcaTTGTGCTGTGGGAACTGGGGCTCAGGAATCTGGCCCAAATATGAATACTGTAGCTACTGCTATGGCCATGAGTAATTTACTATCTTCATCTCTGATCCAGGAGTTTTGGTGTTTTCTACCAGCATCAATGAAACTGTGGCAGGCTAACTTGATAGCTTGCAAGAAGGGTAAAATCTCACACCCTTCTCACTTGACACTAGTCTTTCAAGTTATGGTAAAATTCTCTTGGGAACCATTTTGTGAAGTAGTTCCTTGGTAacttcctctgtttttttttttttttcctatggaaaTTAGTCTGTTTAACCTTTTTAATCTTTACTGTTcactttaaaagttttatgtgCTTCTTTGTTTGGCACAAAGGAATGGAATCTCTTgaatgaactttttattttcccttgagATTTCCCCTTGCTTACCTTTCATAAAGAACCATTGTCATTTTAAGTAATCACTGTGCCTTCTTAGCTTGCAATAAATGAGAAGGATGCTGAGTAGCTAAAGTTATAAAGATGAAAGtcctttctttgttccccttttttttaattgcttgattttagagagagacagaaatattgatctgtttctgtatgtgccaaatcagggattgaactggtaacccctgtgttttgggatgacgctctaaccaactgagctacctggccagggctctgtgttttgtttttgttttatgggtGGTAGTTGTACAGACATGATAAAGATGAATGgccattctgttttttttttctacaggtgGTGGTTGTACAGGCAATTAGTGCTCTCTGTCAGAAATACCCTCGGAAGCACAGCGTCATGATGACGTTCCTCTCCAACATGCTCCGAGATGATGTAGGTAGACTGCTTTTTAATCACAGGAAGTCACTCTTTTAAATTCTTACGATCCCCATTAAATATCATAGTATTTAAAGCAGCTGTTTTGTGATCTCAGCCTACCTCTTAAAACATGTGCTTACTTCTGGACGCTGACTTATCATTGCTAAACATGCTATTACTTTGGCTTTCCTATTTGGAGGAAATAAAGAAcctcttctgtttctttcataaaggaagagaaatgaaattttaatattataagcaTGAGCGTTGGAATATAAGCTGTTTTCCAAAAATGAATGGCAGTTTCCTCTCTTGCTAGGGAGGCTTCGAATATAAGCGGGCCATCGTGGACTGCATTATCAGCATTGTGGAGGAGAACCCCGAGAGTAAAGAGGTGGGCTTGGCCCACCTCTGTGAATTTATCGAGGACTGTGAGCACACCGTGCTGGCTACAAAGATTCTGCACTTGTTGGGCAAGGAGGGCCCCCGAACGCCCGTGCCCTCCAAGTATATCCGCTTTATTTTCAACAGGGTCGTACTGGAGAACGAGGCTGTCAGAGCTGGTAAGTCCTTGGAACCCTGATAATGATGTAACTCCTACTCTTTTGAAATGCTTAATTCAGTGGGTGGTAAGGAAATTGGCAAGTGAAGTTTCAAGGTCTGCTTGTTGTGGGGGGATCTTGGAGCGTACTTTGGCCTCAGGTGTGCAGCTCTTGCTCTGTACGCTACTGTTCATCCTGATTGCTGCCTTGAATTAGAGACAGCTACCCCCTTGACTTTCAGTATGACGGGAATACTGTAACGGCGTTACCATTTTTTAGCAGCGTTCTAGCCATaagtatgaatgaataaatatgaaaattgtgtgtatgtgtctatgtATTTTTAAGTGTCTTTTGAAACTGGTcttaggaaattttttttcttcctcctccctaatCATTTCTTCCTGTTAGCATATGAACATGTCCAAATCTCTTGTATTAAAAATAGAAGCTCTCTTTTGATCCGTTGTCTCTGTCTAGCTGCTGcctgcccttccttcctctgtcagGTGAACATGAGCTAGCCGTTCCCAGCTGCCTCCATGGACTTATTTTCCAATTCTCTCTTCAACTCACTATAACCTGGCTCTCTCCCTTAAAAATCTTctgaagctgttttttttttttttttaaatactacttATAAGCTAGATGGAAAATCAAGTTAAACACTtgaatgtttttatctttgtGCACTCTCAGTCAATTTAATGTACTCTTGGCTAAACACTTTCTGAAACTCTCTTTGCCTTGGTTTCCACTGTGATCTACCTAGCCATCACTCCTCAGTCTTACAGAGCTTCTCATCCATTCCTTAAAATACTAGTTTTCTTGAGGGGTTTGTCTTCCTAACATACACATTATTTCTGGTGGTCATTTTCAGAGCTATGGATACTCTGTGACATCGCAGTCATATCTCtttcctgaacttgtatgtccAGCTGTCTAAGGCACTTCAGATTCAGCTTGAAATTTAGGCTCACCCAAACAGGAAGCTTCACCTTTATCATCCACTCAGATGCAAAGGCAGAAACTCGGTCCACTGTTTTATAACCCTCATCTACTCTTGGGCAAAATTTGATCAGTCTGTCTCCTCactatttctcccttctctttttctctatttgacTGGGTGCTACTTTATTCTAGGCTCTCATGCATCTTGAGTGCCCAATTAGTCTCACTGCTCCTGGCCTCAGACAGCTGCAGTCTGTTCCCCACACTTTGCTACAAAAGTGGTCTTTGCACACTAAATTGGCTTACAAATTTTGTGTAGCACACTCTGCTACTAATACATAAATTTATCCTGTATTTAACCTCCTTTAATAATAActttgggctctggccagttggctcggcggtagagagtcggcccagcgtgtagatgtcctgggtttgattcccggtcagggcacacaggagaagcacccatctgtttctccacccctccctctcccccttctctctcacatgctctctctcttagtctctctccctctccccctcttttactcaccctcctcctcccgcagccatggctcatttgtgCAAGTTGGCACCAGATGTTGAGGATGGCACCACGGCCTCATCTCAGgttctaaaatagctcagttgccgagcaaacAAGGAATGgtctcagatgagcagagtaggggcttgctgggtagatcctggtcaaggcgcacGCCACaacctatttttgttttctcGCAGCCTCTCACCTGTCTTCTCCTGCTCTCCATCCTGGGTCTTGTTTTTCAGCCTTCCTCACCTGTGCCGAGTCTCATTATAAACCCTGTGCTTCTCTGGGCTGAGGGCCTGTGCACTTGTTAGTGTCTCTGCCTCCGATAATGTTTCTTTACTTTTCCCTCCAGCTAACTCTATTTGTCCTTCAAAATTTAGCTCAAGTAGTGTGTTAACTTCTTGTCTTACATTTCCTCTACCAATGTGATAAGTTCCTTTCTCTGCATTCACTTAGCTTCCTGGATATAGTACTATCCTGGATGTACTATGCGATGTTGTAATTACCTCTTTACTTACTTGTCTTTCCCATTAGAGTACAACTACTTCAAGTCAGAGGCTAGGCCTTTTATCTTTCTACCCCCAAAACCCATCACAATTCTTTACTAAAGTTAGGTGAGCCATAAATCTTAGTTGAATGAAGTGAATTTTAATAATAGGGTATATTTTCATGCTTAGAGCTGGTTGAGATTAGAGTTAAATTTTATCAGTATGGTTTATAAGAGGTTGTGGTTGGGGTGGAATATGGctcataaaagaaatatatatatataaatttttttttctacaatgcATGGAGGATTTTCCTATTTAGAGCTCTCTTGGCCCTATAGATTTCTGTTTATGCTTAAACGGATCAAAGAAATAAGATCAAGCAATGATATATAAAACAATGAGAACTTATTTCCACTGAACATGGGGAAgcttctctaatttttatttttactgattagttttagagagagggagaagggggagagagctaAACACTGATTGgttattctacttattcatgcattcattgattgactcttttatgtgccctgaccggggcggggggggagtGTTGAACCTGCAATGTTGGCATAtctgatgatgctctaaccatctgagctacccagccagagccttctCCAAATTTTTTTGAATGATTATTATTTAGTACTAGAAACCAGTGTTTATGCTGCTTCATTTTATGCTTCATTATAGCTGCTGTGAGTGCTTTGGCTAAATTTGGGGCTCAGAATGAGAATCTTCTCCCAAGCATCCTTGTACTCTTACAAAGGCAAGTAAaagaatgtctttttaaaaactttttaaaataagaactgcTGTATGGCTGAATAGAGAGTTCTTCATTGTACCACATCAAGTGCATTGCAGAGCCCGAGAGTAGAGCTGATGGAGTGAAGTGAGGGGCAAATGGCATTTTTGTTCTCTTCCAGTCATTTTGTGTATGCTAAGTACATAGAAATTGTGACTGTGCATTATTTCTCTTTGTCTGTTTTTTGAGAAAGTGACTTAAATGCATGTACCTCCATTTCTGTAATAGGGGCCAACTTCAAAGTGGTTCACTGAgttgaaaataccagcttttcaTGGTCTCCATGACTCCCTATTTGATGAGGAAAAGACTTGGTGTTAGCAAAAACTCTGTGATTATGTCTTGTGATTGAAGCAGAAAAATTACAAGCCACAGGCTGGCTGGTTTCAATGAAACAAATTGCCGTTTGAGGAGTTAACAATGCCTGGATTTTGAATGCTTTTTAGTATCCTTAGAAAGTCTAATATTCCCATTTCTTAATTATAAAGAAGTCTAAGTCTTTACCAGAATCATGTGTTTGCCAATGCCAGAAAAGCCTCCCAATGGCTATCTCACATTGTGCTCTTCCCAGTTATTTTAGTGCCCACTTACGTCGTGCATCCGATTCACAATGATACCGTTTCTTTAGTAATTGAGAGCAGTACCCAAGATTTATGGAGATTTTAGGATTTACCGCTGCCTGTTGTTGAGTTCTTTTATAATACAGCTTAGTATCAGGTGGCCTGATTGTATCCTTTAGGAATGGTAATAAAGCTCTTGGAATCTTTAGGGTGCTGTGACATGCTTATCTGTGTCCCCTGGACAGGTGTATGATGGATACTGATGATGAGGTCCGGGACAGAGCTACCTTCTATCTGAATGTGCTACAGCAGAGGCAGATGGCACTGAATGCTACATACATCTTCAATGGTCAGTGAGAGGGCGTAGACAAGTATACTTTTGTTCCCCAAGGTGGTATCTTGGAAGTGTATCTTATGATGATTTGCATTTGAGCTAACATCACTAGGCAAAATACTTGGTTTTTGTCTTTGAATGTATTTCCATTTCTAGGGAAACCTAAAGTATGTAAAAGCCCAAAGAATATTGCTTGTTCCTGATCCTTCCTGAGCTCCTTTTTGGGTGGGTTTACCTTTTGTCCCTTTTCTTGTGCTATCATTGTTCCCATGGCTAAGTTGCTCTCTCTTCTGGAGGGTCCTTACATTTTGTTGAAAATGTTTATGCCTTGCTCCCATGCTTCCTTGGATGAAATTATGAGGAAGTTTTATATAATAGCCTTTACTTTTAGTTACTTATGTTATAAAGTTTGATTATATTTTTCCTCCTTCAGAAAGTGCAGATAAATAGTGCAGATCTGGACCTGTCTGGGTCTAGCATTGGTGTGAAGCTCCAGTGCTGAGATTTCTCTGTTCCATAGGTCTGACGGTCTCTGTACCAGGGATGGAAAAAGCCTTACACCAGTATACGCTGGAGCCTTCAGAAAAACCCTTTGACATGAAATCTATTCCTCTTGCGATGGCTCCTGTCTTTGAACAGAAAGCAGGTAATGGGAACTCCCCACTCTGGTAGTTTTTCAATGTGTAAGTAGTTTTATAAGCATATTTTCTCTGATACTTCCTTTGTTTAATTGTCACTCtatgtttctaaatatttttaaagctaaagTAGATGATGTTTTTtattaggttttaaaaatttcttggtTTTTGGATAAAAGCTAAAATATGAAGTGTGACCAGATGGGAGGCCCTTGTCTAGTTCAGTGCCCAGTCTCCCGGCCTCTGAAATAGTGTCATGTGTGTCTCTGAGCATGTGTTTGTGCTGTCAcctcctatttttattttctgaagctggaaatttcTTAATTTTGCTATTGGGAATGTGTGGGAcaagatcttaaaaaaatattcccaaggaataaactttaaaactgaaaaagagaaaaaaga is from Saccopteryx leptura isolate mSacLep1 unplaced genomic scaffold, mSacLep1_pri_phased_curated manual_scaffold_126, whole genome shotgun sequence and encodes:
- the LOC136387145 gene encoding coatomer subunit gamma-2-like, yielding VVVVQAISALCQKYPRKHSVMMTFLSNMLRDDGGFEYKRAIVDCIISIVEENPESKEVGLAHLCEFIEDCEHTVLATKILHLLGKEGPRTPVPSKYIRFIFNRVVLENEAVRAAAVSALAKFGAQNENLLPSILVLLQRCMMDTDDEVRDRATFYLNVLQQRQMALNATYIFNGLTVSVPGMEKALHQYTLEPSEKPFDMKSIPLAMAPVFEQKADIAHVATKPEKLAPSRQDIFQEQLAAIPEFMNLGPLFKSSEPVQLTEAETEYFVRCVKHMFTNHIVFQFDCTNTLNDQLLEKVTVQVEPSEAFEVLCCVPAPSLTYNQPGICYTLVRLPYDDSSAGTNSMIKNAFPTSVFKCLDACLGFKNTVLF